Proteins from one Microbacterium proteolyticum genomic window:
- a CDS encoding NAD-dependent epimerase/dehydratase family protein, producing MRAVVTGAAGFVGSTLSRRLRRDGWDVVGIDAFTDYYEVDRKRRNAAAVTAAGAEIIEADLVDMDLGPVLDGVDVVFHQAGQPGVRASWGDGFAPYVQRNVLATQRLLEALRDHPTLQRFVYASSSSIYGDAESFPTTEDTLPAPVSPYGVTKLAAEHLTTLFGTNFGVPTTSLRYFTVYGPSQRPDMAFTRFVTAAVQKTPIEIYGTGEQIRDFTFVDDVVEANVLAGTTATAPGSVYNVAGGTNASVNEVLQILRDLSHGELDVSYTERAIGDVFRTGGDTTRIASELGWKPTVTLQEGLARHLAWARDTFGTSS from the coding sequence ATGCGGGCAGTCGTCACCGGTGCAGCCGGCTTCGTGGGCAGCACACTGAGTCGTCGTCTGCGACGCGACGGGTGGGACGTGGTCGGCATCGACGCGTTCACCGACTACTACGAGGTCGATCGCAAGCGGCGGAATGCGGCCGCTGTAACGGCGGCCGGCGCCGAGATCATCGAAGCGGACCTCGTCGATATGGACCTCGGCCCCGTTCTCGACGGCGTCGATGTCGTCTTCCACCAGGCAGGACAGCCCGGTGTCCGCGCATCGTGGGGCGACGGCTTCGCTCCCTACGTCCAGCGGAACGTTCTGGCCACCCAGCGCCTCCTCGAGGCACTCCGGGACCACCCCACTCTCCAGCGCTTCGTCTACGCCTCTTCCTCGTCGATCTACGGTGACGCGGAGTCGTTCCCCACGACGGAGGACACACTCCCCGCGCCGGTCAGCCCCTACGGCGTGACCAAACTGGCCGCCGAGCACCTCACGACGCTGTTCGGGACCAACTTCGGAGTCCCGACCACGTCGCTGCGGTACTTCACGGTCTACGGACCGTCGCAGCGCCCCGACATGGCCTTCACGCGTTTCGTCACCGCGGCGGTGCAGAAGACCCCGATCGAGATCTACGGGACGGGCGAGCAGATCCGCGACTTCACATTCGTCGACGACGTCGTCGAGGCCAACGTGCTGGCCGGCACCACTGCGACAGCACCCGGATCGGTGTACAACGTCGCGGGCGGTACGAATGCATCGGTGAACGAGGTCCTGCAGATCCTCCGAGACCTCTCCCACGGCGAATTGGACGTCAGCTACACCGAGCGTGCGATCGGTGATGTGTTCCGCACCGGGGGTGACACCACTCGGATCGCGTCGGAGCTCGGATGGAAGCCCACCGTGACGCTGCAGGAGGGTCTCGCGCGCCACCTGGCGTGGGCGCGTGACACTTTCGGCACGTCGTCCTGA
- a CDS encoding acyltransferase: MAKSVVQRVLDRWDLLRSGKEAYARKRGVTIGEGCRILSDVVTTEPWLITIGDRVTISSDVRLITHDGSGWLVSDERGRRYRYAPISIGSEVFIGAGVTILPGVRIGDRVVVGAGSVVTRDIPSDTVAAGVPARPIGSFDQFVAKVRDWPTESDKKGSSYRDRVDSIVAP; the protein is encoded by the coding sequence ATGGCCAAGTCAGTTGTTCAGCGTGTTCTCGACCGATGGGACCTGCTCCGCTCGGGCAAGGAGGCCTACGCGCGCAAGCGGGGCGTCACGATCGGTGAAGGGTGCCGCATCCTGTCCGACGTCGTCACCACCGAGCCGTGGCTGATCACAATCGGTGACCGCGTGACCATCAGCAGCGACGTCCGCCTCATCACCCACGACGGGTCCGGATGGCTCGTTTCCGACGAGCGAGGGCGACGCTACCGTTACGCCCCCATCTCGATCGGGTCCGAGGTGTTCATCGGCGCCGGCGTGACGATCCTTCCCGGCGTGCGCATCGGTGATCGCGTCGTCGTCGGTGCCGGCTCCGTCGTCACCCGTGATATCCCCTCCGACACAGTCGCGGCCGGTGTTCCCGCTCGTCCGATCGGTTCCTTCGATCAGTTCGTGGCCAAGGTCCGTGACTGGCCCACGGAGTCCGACAAGAAGGGCAGCAGCTACCGCGATCGAGTCGACTCGATCGTCGCTCCCTGA